The following proteins come from a genomic window of Campylobacter concisus:
- the rplT gene encoding 50S ribosomal protein L20, whose translation MARVKTGVVRRRRHKKVLKLARGFFSARHKHFRKAKEQLERSLVYAYRDRRQKKRDFRRLWIVRINAACRLNDISYSRFINGLNKAKIELDRKILADLAMNDAKTFAALAKQAKDALK comes from the coding sequence ATGGCAAGAGTAAAAACAGGCGTAGTTAGAAGAAGACGCCATAAGAAAGTTTTAAAGTTAGCACGTGGCTTTTTCAGTGCTAGACACAAACATTTTAGAAAAGCTAAAGAGCAACTAGAGAGAAGTTTAGTTTACGCATACCGCGACAGACGCCAGAAAAAACGTGATTTCAGACGTTTATGGATCGTTCGTATCAACGCAGCTTGCAGACTAAACGATATTAGCTATTCAAGATTTATCAACGGCTTAAACAAAGCTAAGATCGAACTTGATAGAAAAATTTTAGCTGATCTAGCTATGAATGACGCGAAGACATTTGCGG
- the rpmI gene encoding 50S ribosomal protein L35, protein MPKMKTVRGAAKRFKVGKNKIKRGSAFRSHILTKKPSKRMRDLRGPHYVDSTNVSAVRKMLGV, encoded by the coding sequence ATGCCAAAGATGAAAACCGTTCGCGGTGCTGCTAAGCGCTTTAAAGTAGGTAAAAATAAGATAAAAAGAGGCTCTGCTTTTAGAAGCCATATCTTAACAAAAAAACCTAGTAAGCGTATGAGAGACCTTCGTGGACCACACTACGTGGATAGCACAAACGTCTCAGCCGTTCGCAAAATGCTCGGCGTATAA
- a CDS encoding C69 family dipeptidase has protein sequence MKGKILASIVAMSAILGTSSLACTTILVGDKASNDGSMLVARSADSKAIKAQVFLIHPATKNQTGMHSSKAHDGANDFTYPLPKDGMRYTTIANSHTKLHGAVGYNEAGVGLSGTETIYAKDELLKIDPYNEETGITEDDIPDVLLPRMKSAKDGVKLLGEIVETKGAGEGFGVVFIDANELWYFETGTGHKWIATKIAPDEYFVTANQGRLHAYKENDPNFMGAKDVIKFAIDNKTYDPAKDGEFNFTKAYTRDDERDVTYNYPRVCWVQSMFNPSLKQDFADGQKFPVFLKPEKKLGVEDLKAAMRAHYNGTAFDNYASKDEDKKNVYRAISVFRTYESHVMQVRPWLPKEIGRVTYVALGMADLSVYLPYYEGLDGFIKGYSDGSYDADDTSIYWVYRKLQTLVMTDYEKYSPVVKEAYAKFEKELAVKQAKFEDEYVKLYKKDKKKADKLLNEFSQKTMQEAKDLTQELTNKVFTMLTADMDAKLKSLNKGKKD, from the coding sequence ATGAAAGGCAAAATTCTTGCATCAATCGTTGCTATGAGTGCGATTTTAGGCACAAGTAGCTTGGCATGCACTACCATTTTAGTAGGAGATAAAGCTTCAAATGATGGCTCCATGCTGGTCGCTAGGAGCGCAGATAGCAAGGCTATAAAAGCTCAAGTCTTTTTGATACATCCAGCTACGAAAAATCAAACTGGCATGCACAGCTCAAAGGCGCATGACGGCGCAAATGACTTTACATATCCGCTCCCAAAAGATGGCATGAGATACACAACCATCGCAAATTCTCACACAAAACTTCACGGAGCTGTCGGCTACAATGAAGCTGGCGTTGGACTAAGTGGCACCGAGACCATATACGCAAAAGATGAGCTTTTAAAGATCGATCCATATAATGAAGAGACCGGTATCACCGAAGATGACATCCCAGACGTGCTTTTGCCACGTATGAAGAGTGCAAAAGATGGCGTTAAGCTTCTTGGTGAGATAGTTGAGACAAAGGGCGCCGGAGAAGGCTTTGGCGTAGTATTTATTGACGCAAACGAGCTTTGGTACTTTGAAACAGGTACAGGTCACAAGTGGATCGCTACAAAGATCGCTCCAGATGAGTATTTCGTCACTGCAAACCAAGGCAGACTTCACGCCTATAAAGAGAATGATCCAAATTTCATGGGCGCAAAAGACGTCATTAAATTTGCGATTGATAACAAGACTTATGACCCTGCAAAAGATGGCGAATTTAACTTCACAAAGGCTTATACAAGGGATGATGAAAGAGATGTGACTTACAACTACCCACGCGTTTGCTGGGTACAAAGCATGTTTAACCCAAGTCTAAAACAAGACTTCGCCGATGGTCAGAAATTTCCAGTATTTTTAAAACCAGAGAAAAAATTAGGCGTTGAAGATCTAAAAGCTGCAATGAGAGCCCACTACAACGGCACTGCGTTTGATAACTACGCTAGCAAAGACGAAGATAAGAAAAATGTCTACCGCGCCATAAGCGTCTTTAGAACATACGAGTCTCACGTCATGCAGGTGCGCCCATGGCTACCAAAAGAGATCGGCCGTGTGACTTACGTAGCTCTTGGCATGGCTGATCTTAGCGTTTATTTGCCGTATTACGAGGGGCTTGATGGCTTTATAAAAGGCTACTCAGACGGCTCATACGACGCTGATGACACTTCGATATACTGGGTTTATAGAAAGCTTCAAACCCTTGTGATGACTGACTATGAGAAGTATTCGCCAGTGGTAAAAGAGGCATACGCTAAATTTGAAAAAGAGTTGGCGGTAAAACAGGCTAAATTTGAAGATGAGTACGTCAAACTTTATAAAAAAGATAAGAAAAAAGCGGACAAACTCTTAAATGAATTTAGCCAAAAGACAATGCAAGAGGCTAAGGATCTAACTCAGGAGCTTACAAATAAGGTCTTTACTATGCTTACAGCTGATATGGATGCTAAGCTAAAATCCCTAAATAAAGGCAAAAAAGACTAA